The genomic region AACAACACGGAAAAGCGGAAGAAGCGATTCGTTTTTACGTTTCCCAATTTCCGAATTCAAAAGTCGGAACCGTACAACGTTATGCGAAAGAGGAAGGTGAAACGGAAGGAACCGTCAAAAGAGCCGATTTCGCATTAGCGGGTCAGGATTTTATGGCGATGGACAGCGGCCTGGCGCACGCGTTTACGTTCAGCGCGGCGTTTTCGTTCTTCGTTCAATGTGAGACTCAGGCCGAAATCGACAACTATTGGGAAAAACTTTCCGAAGGCGGAGAAAAACAAAGATGCGGTTGGGTCAAGGACCGATTCGGCGTAAGCTGGCAGATAATTCCTCCGATTTTGGGAGAATATTTACAAGACCAGGATCGCCAAAAAGCGAATCGGGTCATGGAAGCTATGATGCAAATGGACAAGATCGAAATCAAAAAACTGAAAGAGGCCTACGAAGGGAATTGATTTCGGATCGTTTCGTTTAACGCGCGTTTTACGAACTTACCCCGCGCCAGCGATCGAAGCGGCGCCGAAGGCGGTCGCGCAGTGACCGAGCGGAGCGAGCCG from Leptospira kmetyi serovar Malaysia str. Bejo-Iso9 harbors:
- a CDS encoding VOC family protein; the encoded protein is MQKISPFLMFNNNLGDAAAIYPVAFSDSKVNGLSKAGNTAMSATFSIFGKEILSFNGGDYFQFTPAISFFVDCKTEAEVDKAWKKLSDGGTVLMELGAYPFSEKFGWVQDKCGVSWQIHLSKESQNIRPFLLFVGKQHGKAEEAIRFYVSQFPNSKVGTVQRYAKEEGETEGTVKRADFALAGQDFMAMDSGLAHAFTFSAAFSFFVQCETQAEIDNYWEKLSEGGEKQRCGWVKDRFGVSWQIIPPILGEYLQDQDRQKANRVMEAMMQMDKIEIKKLKEAYEGN